From Halapricum desulfuricans, a single genomic window includes:
- a CDS encoding glycoside hydrolase family 3 protein, translating to MHESDDTVRDDSGQSRRTFMKATGAATVAGAIGVGADSVVAQGQTINELLSEMTVAEKAGQMMQPAIGSFDTTTEDPFAQVDTIGDLFSELGTGSVLAGGSSPPTLYPEELVASINDLQEYNIENSPHGIPFFFGIDGVHGAAYVDGATALPQRINMGATRDPELIEDAEEHTSDVIAATGCHETFAPTIELQRDPRWGRFFEGISESSKVLADISRARNRALETNDRVTATPKHFAGYEVPANGNDRAAANTSMRDLRETLLPPFEVTLEEGGGMVMVNSGSVNGVPAHASHWLLTTFLREEYGFEGVTLSDWNDLYRMIDIHEMFPDNEDGKRMAVETAIEAGVDMVMLGGGGVSPAQFVTFVEELVEGGDLSEDRIDEAVRRILELKRDLGLFEDPYTDESRVTDLVGNDESVRTSTQLARESMVLLKNESVTEGGEPALPLSGDENLLVTGPGVNPNGLENRILMQHGGWTLGWQGIEGGGLSEDGPRPAGKTMMDVLEERLSSEQLTHVPTTFDRSQWWAQPSLTDHEQAEPTEDWRYPAYQFTDEQRSAVEDAAPDADAVVVVVGEAPHNEGFGDRDYLRLPETQREIVRTVVENTSDDTPIIGVEYAGSPRGGQRTFQHMDAVLFAGQPATGGGTAVVETLLGEHNPSGRLSFSWPREVGDISVAHNSWPGNLDDPLYPYGHGLSYTTFEYSSLSVTPPTVGKPTPESDRPVRVSVDVTNTGDVAGDHIVEVYNTQSYGSVMHRDRRVVGYERAATIEPGETRTVEVDIDLAALEVIPGDVPGFGPRAIEAGEYELTVGDLTTTLTVENAGRVTSARHVPGRFDIDGDGELTVSDVMDIYRLIEGRERGRGNASEKSRGTGREGRSR from the coding sequence ATGCACGAATCCGACGACACGGTCCGAGACGACAGCGGACAGTCACGACGGACGTTCATGAAAGCGACAGGCGCGGCGACCGTTGCAGGGGCGATCGGTGTTGGCGCGGACAGCGTTGTCGCGCAGGGGCAGACGATCAACGAGCTACTCTCGGAGATGACCGTCGCCGAGAAGGCCGGCCAGATGATGCAGCCCGCGATCGGCTCGTTCGATACGACCACGGAGGATCCGTTCGCCCAGGTCGATACGATCGGTGACCTCTTCTCGGAACTCGGGACGGGGTCAGTACTCGCCGGGGGATCGAGTCCGCCGACACTCTACCCGGAAGAACTCGTCGCGTCGATCAACGACCTCCAAGAGTACAACATCGAGAACTCGCCGCACGGCATCCCGTTTTTCTTCGGGATCGACGGCGTTCACGGCGCTGCGTACGTCGACGGCGCGACAGCCCTCCCGCAGCGGATCAACATGGGTGCGACGCGAGATCCGGAACTGATCGAGGATGCCGAAGAGCACACCTCGGACGTGATCGCAGCGACCGGCTGCCACGAGACGTTCGCCCCGACGATCGAACTCCAGCGTGATCCGCGGTGGGGGCGGTTCTTCGAGGGTATTAGCGAGTCGTCGAAGGTCCTCGCCGACATCTCACGTGCGCGAAACCGGGCGCTGGAAACCAACGACCGCGTGACTGCGACGCCGAAACACTTCGCCGGCTACGAGGTTCCCGCCAACGGTAACGACCGAGCGGCTGCCAACACGTCGATGCGTGACCTCCGGGAGACGCTGCTCCCGCCGTTCGAGGTCACCCTCGAGGAGGGCGGCGGCATGGTCATGGTCAACAGTGGCTCCGTCAACGGCGTTCCGGCCCACGCGTCACACTGGCTGCTGACTACCTTCCTCCGGGAGGAGTACGGTTTCGAGGGCGTGACACTCTCCGACTGGAACGATCTCTACCGGATGATCGACATCCACGAGATGTTCCCCGACAACGAGGACGGCAAGCGGATGGCGGTCGAGACGGCCATCGAAGCCGGCGTCGACATGGTGATGCTCGGAGGCGGCGGCGTCTCGCCGGCCCAGTTCGTCACCTTCGTCGAAGAGTTGGTCGAGGGCGGCGACCTCTCGGAGGACCGCATCGACGAGGCCGTTCGCCGGATCCTCGAGCTCAAGCGCGATTTGGGTCTGTTCGAAGACCCCTACACGGACGAGTCCCGGGTCACCGACCTGGTCGGCAACGACGAGTCGGTTCGGACCTCCACGCAGCTCGCTCGCGAGTCGATGGTGCTGCTCAAAAACGAATCCGTGACTGAGGGCGGCGAGCCGGCGTTGCCGCTCTCGGGCGACGAGAACCTGCTGGTTACCGGCCCCGGAGTCAATCCCAACGGACTCGAGAACCGGATCCTGATGCAACACGGCGGCTGGACGCTCGGCTGGCAAGGCATCGAGGGCGGTGGACTCTCCGAGGATGGACCTCGGCCGGCCGGGAAAACGATGATGGACGTCCTGGAGGAGCGTCTCTCCTCGGAGCAGCTCACCCACGTCCCGACGACCTTCGACCGCTCGCAGTGGTGGGCACAACCCAGCCTCACCGACCACGAGCAGGCCGAACCGACGGAAGACTGGCGGTATCCGGCCTACCAGTTCACCGACGAGCAACGGAGCGCCGTCGAGGACGCGGCCCCGGACGCCGACGCCGTGGTCGTCGTCGTCGGCGAGGCTCCGCACAACGAGGGCTTCGGCGACCGTGATTACCTCCGCCTCCCGGAAACACAGCGAGAGATCGTCCGGACGGTCGTCGAGAACACGAGCGACGATACCCCGATTATCGGGGTCGAGTACGCGGGCAGCCCCCGCGGTGGACAGCGGACCTTCCAGCACATGGACGCGGTACTGTTCGCCGGTCAGCCGGCTACCGGCGGCGGTACCGCTGTCGTCGAGACGCTGCTGGGCGAGCACAACCCCTCGGGGAGACTCAGCTTTTCCTGGCCCCGGGAGGTCGGCGACATCTCGGTCGCTCACAATTCCTGGCCCGGGAACCTCGACGACCCGCTCTACCCGTACGGACACGGACTCTCGTACACTACCTTCGAGTACTCGAGTCTCTCGGTGACGCCCCCGACCGTCGGCAAGCCCACTCCCGAGAGCGACCGGCCGGTCCGGGTCTCCGTCGACGTGACCAACACCGGCGACGTGGCAGGCGATCACATCGTCGAGGTGTACAACACCCAGTCCTACGGATCGGTCATGCACCGCGATCGCCGGGTGGTCGGCTACGAACGCGCCGCCACGATCGAGCCGGGGGAAACAAGGACTGTCGAGGTCGACATCGATCTGGCCGCGCTGGAAGTCATCCCAGGCGACGTCCCCGGGTTCGGCCCCCGGGCCATCGAGGCCGGCGAGTACGAATTGACCGTCGGCGACCTGACGACCACGCTGACCGTCGAGAACGCTGGCAGGGTTACGAGCGCCCGTCACGTCCCCGGGCGGTTCGACATCGACGGCGACGGCGAACTCACAGTCTCCGACGTGATGGATATCTACCGGCTCATCGAGGGCCGGGAGAGAGGCCGCGGCAACGCTTCCGAAAAGAGCCGTGGTACGGGCCGCGAGGGGCGCAGTCGCTGA
- a CDS encoding SDR family oxidoreductase, whose protein sequence is MTRVVILGCGYVGCELARQLQPDYEVVGVRRSEAGLRTVEDTGATAVKADVTEAETLAAVPDADWVVFAASSGGRDADAARETYVEGLRTAVDHFCDRGTVPDRIVYTSSTGVYGDRDGDWVDEGTPIDPETERGQVLMEAEQIARQRPIDDTDGTVARFAGLYGPDRYRLDRYLDGPVTEGHLNMVHRDDAAGAVRFLLDGDHARRDVVNVVDDEPVSKWDFADWLARQCDEPAPAKQTIAERLDDPDLSDAARNWIGADKRVSNTKLRELGYDFEYSTYRAGYRDAIETQCG, encoded by the coding sequence GTGACTCGCGTCGTGATTCTCGGATGCGGCTACGTCGGTTGTGAACTGGCCCGGCAGCTGCAACCCGATTATGAGGTCGTTGGCGTTCGCCGCTCGGAGGCGGGACTCCGGACCGTCGAGGACACCGGGGCGACGGCCGTGAAAGCCGACGTTACCGAAGCGGAGACGCTCGCTGCCGTCCCGGATGCCGACTGGGTGGTCTTCGCAGCCTCCAGCGGCGGCCGCGACGCCGACGCCGCCCGCGAAACGTACGTCGAGGGGCTCCGAACGGCGGTCGATCACTTCTGTGACCGGGGGACAGTCCCGGATCGGATCGTCTACACATCCAGTACCGGTGTTTATGGCGACCGTGACGGCGACTGGGTCGACGAGGGGACGCCGATCGATCCCGAAACGGAGCGCGGGCAGGTCCTGATGGAGGCCGAACAGATCGCTCGCCAGCGTCCGATCGACGACACGGACGGCACGGTCGCTCGGTTCGCCGGCCTGTACGGCCCTGACCGATACCGCCTCGATCGGTATCTCGACGGCCCGGTCACTGAAGGCCATTTGAACATGGTCCATCGCGACGACGCCGCCGGTGCCGTCCGGTTCCTGCTGGACGGCGATCACGCTCGCCGTGACGTGGTCAACGTCGTCGACGACGAACCCGTCTCGAAGTGGGACTTCGCCGACTGGCTGGCCCGACAGTGTGACGAACCGGCTCCGGCCAAACAGACCATCGCGGAGCGACTGGACGACCCAGACCTTTCGGATGCGGCCCGCAACTGGATCGGCGCGGACAAGCGAGTCAGTAACACGAAACTGCGGGAACTGGGATACGACTTCGAGTACTCCACCTATCGGGCGGGGTATCGCGACGCGATCGAGACGCAGTGTGGATAG
- a CDS encoding NAD(P)-dependent glycerol-1-phosphate dehydrogenase, whose amino-acid sequence MFQKSIWIRLPRNVLVGHGVLEDTVKAVEELHLAGRPLIVTGPTPKEVAGDRVIELFEAAGRDPETVIVEDASFAAVERVIDAADDADAGFLVGVGGGKPIDIAKMAADHRNQGFVSVPTAASHDGIVSGRGSVPEKDTRHSVAAEPPLAVVADTEIIADAPWRLTTAGCADIISNYTAVRDWHLARRLQNVEYSEYAGALSQMTAEMLVENADSIKPGLEESAWVVVKALVSSGVAMSIAGTSRPASGAEHLFSHRLDRLVPDAALHGHQVGVGSIITAYLQDGEQGMWRDIRDALERIGAPTTAEGLGIDEATVIEALTSAHEIRDRYTILGNGMNEEAAREAARVTGVI is encoded by the coding sequence ATGTTTCAGAAGTCGATCTGGATTCGGCTGCCCCGGAACGTCCTCGTGGGTCACGGCGTTCTCGAGGACACCGTCAAAGCGGTCGAGGAGCTACACCTGGCCGGACGGCCACTGATCGTCACCGGCCCGACGCCGAAAGAGGTCGCCGGCGATCGCGTCATCGAACTGTTCGAGGCGGCCGGACGCGACCCCGAGACCGTCATCGTCGAGGACGCTAGCTTCGCGGCGGTCGAACGCGTCATCGACGCGGCCGACGACGCGGACGCGGGCTTTCTGGTCGGGGTCGGCGGCGGCAAACCGATCGACATCGCGAAGATGGCCGCCGACCACCGCAACCAGGGGTTCGTCTCGGTGCCGACCGCCGCCAGCCACGACGGGATCGTCTCCGGTCGCGGCTCGGTCCCCGAAAAGGACACCCGCCACAGCGTCGCCGCCGAACCGCCGCTGGCGGTCGTCGCCGACACCGAAATCATCGCCGACGCCCCCTGGCGACTCACAACTGCTGGCTGTGCCGACATCATCTCGAACTACACGGCCGTCCGCGACTGGCATCTCGCACGCCGGCTGCAGAACGTGGAGTACTCCGAGTACGCGGGTGCGCTGTCACAGATGACCGCCGAGATGCTCGTCGAGAACGCCGACTCGATCAAGCCCGGACTCGAGGAATCCGCCTGGGTCGTGGTCAAGGCGCTGGTCTCTTCGGGTGTCGCTATGTCGATCGCGGGCACGTCCCGGCCGGCGTCCGGGGCCGAACACCTCTTTTCCCATCGGCTCGATCGACTCGTCCCGGACGCGGCACTGCACGGTCATCAGGTCGGTGTCGGCTCGATCATCACCGCGTATCTCCAGGACGGCGAGCAGGGTATGTGGCGTGACATCCGGGACGCCCTCGAACGGATCGGCGCGCCGACGACCGCCGAGGGACTCGGCATCGACGAGGCGACCGTGATCGAAGCGCTGACGAGTGCTCACGAGATTCGCGATCGGTACACGATCCTCGGCAACGGCATGAACGAGGAAGCCGCGCGGGAAGCCGCGCGTGTGACCGGCGTGATCTGA
- a CDS encoding DUF5791 family protein has protein sequence MLTGHFPDAGERAPEELLAAYLEIVGDVIEERGKNTVITETALSGDTVDAIARSPPAGAGTTVPDGTGELTLTDAASVLALSPEFPDAETIAAEARDILLMGMTTAVMDVDAIAARLGGDLDPKTIQQKVEGRHSITLEEYARIQQLLEANT, from the coding sequence ATGTTGACCGGACACTTCCCGGATGCCGGCGAGCGCGCGCCCGAGGAGTTGCTCGCGGCGTACCTGGAGATCGTCGGCGACGTGATCGAGGAGCGAGGCAAGAACACTGTCATAACTGAGACGGCCCTCTCAGGAGACACAGTCGATGCGATCGCTAGGTCTCCACCGGCGGGCGCTGGGACGACTGTTCCTGACGGCACCGGCGAACTTACCCTCACGGACGCGGCGTCGGTGCTCGCACTGTCCCCGGAGTTCCCTGATGCCGAGACCATCGCTGCCGAAGCCAGGGACATCCTGCTGATGGGGATGACGACTGCCGTGATGGATGTCGACGCTATCGCAGCGCGGCTCGGCGGCGATCTCGATCCGAAGACGATCCAGCAGAAAGTCGAAGGTCGCCATTCGATCACCCTCGAAGAGTACGCGCGTATCCAGCAGCTGCTGGAGGCCAACACGTGA
- a CDS encoding NAD-dependent epimerase/dehydratase family protein, translated as MPTVLCIGGTRFIGRATVSEFREHGYDVILCNRGRHSNPFVDDPAIEHVTCDRRNDEQLRVVADSVDPDVVLDLVAYYPRDVRVATDVFDTVDAYVFVSSGDAYGEHRVPKREGEAALEPCTTEEATDDTPETYGKRKAEGDREVFAAAEGGVRAMSVRPTIVYGPHDYTGRLDYWLARVDNHDRVVVPGDGTSLHQLAYVGDVASALRVVAEEGQAGEAYNVGDRHAPAMAELLELLAAACDRDVETVYAGARELAPDLRLDDFPLYNDQPHLLSTEKLRGLGWEWTPHATALEATVAEHRESDRNGSDRGPRRDVEEDIIDRLGM; from the coding sequence ATGCCAACGGTGCTGTGTATCGGCGGGACGCGCTTTATCGGCCGGGCGACCGTTTCCGAGTTTCGGGAGCACGGATACGATGTGATACTCTGCAATCGCGGTCGCCATTCGAACCCGTTTGTCGACGACCCTGCGATCGAACACGTCACGTGCGATCGCCGTAACGACGAGCAGTTGCGGGTCGTCGCAGACAGCGTCGATCCCGACGTTGTCCTGGATTTGGTCGCGTATTATCCCCGCGATGTCCGGGTCGCGACTGACGTCTTCGACACTGTCGACGCGTACGTCTTCGTTTCCAGTGGCGATGCCTACGGCGAACATCGGGTCCCCAAACGCGAGGGCGAGGCCGCCCTGGAACCGTGCACGACGGAGGAGGCGACCGACGACACGCCAGAGACCTACGGCAAGCGCAAGGCGGAGGGCGATCGGGAGGTCTTCGCCGCCGCCGAGGGGGGCGTCCGGGCGATGAGCGTCCGTCCGACGATCGTCTATGGGCCCCACGACTACACCGGACGACTGGATTACTGGCTCGCTCGAGTCGACAATCATGACCGGGTCGTCGTCCCCGGTGACGGCACGTCGTTGCACCAGCTTGCGTACGTCGGTGACGTGGCCAGCGCGCTCCGGGTCGTCGCCGAGGAGGGGCAGGCCGGCGAGGCCTACAACGTCGGCGATCGCCACGCCCCCGCGATGGCGGAACTGCTGGAACTGCTCGCGGCAGCCTGTGATAGGGATGTCGAGACGGTCTACGCCGGAGCTCGCGAGCTCGCACCCGATCTCCGTCTCGACGACTTTCCGCTGTACAACGACCAGCCACACCTCCTCTCGACCGAGAAGCTCCGCGGTCTGGGCTGGGAGTGGACGCCACATGCGACGGCGCTGGAGGCGACCGTGGCCGAACACCGCGAGAGCGACCGGAACGGGAGCGATCGCGGCCCCCGTCGGGACGTCGAGGAGGACATCATCGACCGACTGGGCATGTGA
- a CDS encoding CDC48 family AAA ATPase translates to MRLIVKPLDRQSAGQGIAVLDHEAMTELGVESGDFVTIRGETGTAVVRVRPGRAGKQQRGIVGIDGQTRKSTGARIDQLARVEQADVAPADALSIALPQGLQIRGDMASYLRDKIVNRAVQAGQTIPLALGFGSLMSRSGRQIPIRIVDTNPDGTVIITQSTDITIVEQSVEETDIGQSGDVADSSEPLGITYEDVGGLDDELDQVREMIELPMSHPELFQALGIEPPQGVLLHGPPGTGKTLIAKAVANEIDANFQNISGPEIMSKYHGESEERLREVFDEAGENEPAIIFIDEIDSIAPKRDETQGDVERRVVAQLLSLMDGLEDRGQVTVIGTTNRVDAVDTALRRGGRFDREIEIGVPDTRGRTEILQIHTREMPIGESVDLEQYADNTHGFVGADLESLVREAAMNALRRVRPDLDLEGDEIDAETLETLEVTETDFRAALREIEPSALREVFVETPDVTWEDVGGLSETKARLQEAVQWPLAYPDAYRQVDLQSTKGILLHGPPGTGKTLLAKAVANESQSNFISVKGPELFDKYVGESEKGVREVFEKARSNAPTVIFFDEIDAIASKRGSSGDNQVGERVVSQLLTELDGLEELEDVVVIAATNRPDLIDDALTRAGRIERKIEVGAPDEETRREILDIHTRNRPLADDVDLDGFAAETDGLVGADLAALCREAATAAVREHVRALSGDEPTDVEDIVLTQAHFAAALEEINPGANAEVAE, encoded by the coding sequence ATGAGACTGATTGTCAAACCCCTCGACAGACAAAGCGCGGGTCAGGGTATCGCAGTGCTCGATCACGAGGCGATGACGGAGTTAGGCGTTGAAAGTGGTGATTTCGTCACGATCCGAGGCGAGACGGGAACTGCGGTCGTTCGTGTCCGACCGGGGCGTGCGGGCAAGCAGCAACGCGGTATCGTTGGCATCGACGGCCAGACGAGAAAGTCTACCGGCGCGCGGATCGATCAGCTTGCACGGGTCGAACAGGCCGACGTGGCGCCTGCAGACGCGCTCTCGATCGCACTCCCCCAGGGGCTTCAGATCCGCGGAGACATGGCGTCGTATCTACGCGACAAGATCGTCAACCGTGCAGTCCAGGCCGGACAGACCATCCCGCTTGCGCTCGGGTTCGGATCGCTCATGAGCCGTTCCGGACGCCAGATTCCGATCCGAATCGTGGATACGAACCCCGACGGCACTGTCATCATCACACAGTCGACAGATATTACGATCGTCGAACAGTCCGTCGAGGAAACTGATATTGGCCAGAGTGGCGACGTGGCCGACAGTTCCGAACCCCTCGGAATCACTTACGAGGACGTCGGCGGGCTCGACGACGAACTGGATCAGGTTCGGGAGATGATCGAGTTACCGATGTCCCATCCCGAACTGTTCCAGGCACTCGGCATCGAGCCACCACAGGGCGTATTGCTCCATGGTCCGCCCGGCACTGGGAAGACACTGATCGCCAAGGCGGTCGCCAACGAAATCGACGCCAACTTCCAGAATATCTCCGGGCCGGAGATCATGTCGAAGTACCACGGTGAAAGCGAAGAGCGCCTGCGTGAGGTCTTCGACGAGGCCGGGGAAAACGAACCCGCGATCATCTTCATCGACGAGATCGACTCCATCGCCCCCAAGCGAGACGAGACGCAGGGCGACGTCGAGCGACGCGTCGTTGCACAGTTGCTCTCGCTGATGGACGGTCTCGAAGATCGGGGGCAGGTGACCGTCATTGGGACGACGAATCGTGTGGATGCAGTCGATACCGCACTCCGGCGAGGGGGTCGGTTCGACCGCGAGATCGAAATCGGCGTGCCGGACACCCGTGGTCGGACGGAAATCCTCCAGATCCACACCCGTGAGATGCCTATCGGCGAGTCGGTCGATCTCGAACAGTACGCCGATAACACCCACGGCTTCGTTGGCGCGGATCTCGAAAGCCTGGTCCGCGAGGCGGCGATGAATGCACTCCGACGCGTCCGCCCCGATCTCGATCTCGAAGGCGACGAAATCGATGCCGAAACGCTCGAAACGCTCGAAGTAACCGAGACAGACTTTCGGGCGGCGCTCCGGGAGATCGAACCGAGCGCACTCCGCGAGGTCTTCGTCGAGACGCCCGACGTTACCTGGGAGGACGTCGGCGGACTCTCAGAAACCAAAGCCCGACTGCAGGAAGCCGTCCAATGGCCACTCGCGTATCCCGACGCGTACAGACAGGTCGATCTCCAGTCGACGAAGGGGATTCTACTGCACGGACCGCCCGGCACCGGGAAGACATTGCTCGCGAAGGCTGTCGCGAACGAGTCCCAGTCCAATTTTATTTCGGTGAAAGGGCCCGAACTGTTCGACAAGTACGTCGGGGAAAGCGAGAAGGGGGTCCGCGAGGTCTTCGAGAAGGCCCGCTCGAACGCGCCGACGGTGATCTTCTTCGACGAGATCGACGCCATCGCAAGCAAGCGCGGTAGCAGTGGTGACAATCAGGTCGGCGAACGCGTTGTCTCACAGCTGTTGACGGAACTCGACGGGCTGGAGGAGCTAGAGGACGTGGTCGTGATCGCAGCGACGAACCGCCCCGACCTCATCGACGACGCCCTGACTCGCGCGGGCCGGATCGAGCGCAAAATAGAGGTCGGGGCGCCCGACGAGGAAACGAGGCGTGAAATACTGGACATCCACACCCGAAACCGGCCGCTGGCCGACGACGTCGATCTCGATGGATTCGCGGCCGAAACGGACGGACTCGTGGGTGCAGATCTGGCAGCGTTGTGTCGGGAGGCGGCGACGGCGGCCGTTCGCGAGCACGTCCGGGCTCTGTCCGGGGATGAACCGACGGATGTCGAAGACATCGTCCTCACACAGGCACACTTTGCGGCAGCACTCGAAGAGATCAACCCCGGGGCGAACGCCGAAGTAGCGGAGTAG
- a CDS encoding CNNM domain-containing protein, with the protein MSTYSILVPSLLAVGILLLLSAFFSSSESAIFSLPDDWMRTADTGGLEESHTLQQLRADPHRLLVTLLVGNNLVNVAITSIVTLLVARFVPPGFTVVIATLCVSVLILVFGEIVPKSYGLGHAQSWSLRVARPISYVERVLGPLVALFDIVTRWLTTFVGGDQHIEKPYVDD; encoded by the coding sequence ATGAGCACGTATTCGATCTTGGTGCCGTCGCTCCTCGCAGTCGGAATCCTGTTGTTGTTGAGTGCGTTTTTTTCAAGCAGTGAGTCGGCGATCTTCTCGCTTCCCGACGACTGGATGCGGACCGCTGATACGGGCGGTTTGGAGGAAAGCCACACACTTCAACAGCTCCGCGCGGACCCGCATCGACTCCTCGTCACACTTCTGGTCGGAAACAACCTTGTCAACGTCGCTATCACCAGCATCGTCACACTCCTCGTCGCACGGTTCGTCCCTCCCGGCTTCACCGTCGTGATAGCAACCCTCTGCGTGAGCGTTCTCATTCTTGTCTTCGGGGAAATCGTGCCCAAGTCCTACGGGCTCGGCCACGCACAGTCGTGGAGCCTCCGCGTTGCCCGCCCAATCTCCTACGTCGAGCGCGTACTCGGTCCGTTGGTTGCGCTGTTTGATATCGTCACGCGGTGGCTGACGACATTCGTCGGTGGCGATCAACACATCGAGAAACCCTACGTCGACGATTGA